In one window of Cytophagaceae bacterium ABcell3 DNA:
- the ruvA gene encoding Holliday junction branch migration protein RuvA has protein sequence MIAFVDGRLVQKDPTFVIIETHGIGYQIRISLQTYSSLQEGERCKLITFLHIKEDAHTLYGFSTEKEKKVFMDLISISGVGPNTALTCLSSMNASEIVQAIVNEDVKTVQSIKGIGAKTAQRIILELKDKMKKELPAGEASHISGISHNTLRNEALSALMTLGIAKGAAEKSIDSILKKEGNISLEQLIKYALKSA, from the coding sequence ATGATTGCTTTTGTTGATGGAAGGTTGGTTCAAAAAGATCCAACCTTTGTTATTATTGAAACCCACGGAATAGGTTATCAAATCAGGATATCTTTGCAAACTTATTCTTCACTTCAGGAGGGCGAACGTTGTAAGCTGATTACCTTCCTCCACATTAAAGAAGATGCCCATACCCTATATGGTTTTTCTACAGAAAAAGAAAAAAAGGTGTTCATGGACTTAATCTCCATTTCTGGGGTAGGGCCTAACACCGCACTTACCTGTTTGTCTTCCATGAATGCCTCCGAGATTGTTCAGGCCATTGTGAATGAAGATGTTAAAACTGTTCAGAGTATCAAGGGGATAGGAGCTAAAACTGCGCAAAGGATTATCTTGGAACTAAAGGATAAAATGAAGAAGGAATTGCCTGCAGGAGAAGCCTCCCATATATCCGGAATCTCGCACAATACATTAAGAAATGAGGCGTTATCCGCATTGATGACTTTAGGAATAGCTAAAGGTGCTGCTGAAAAGAGCATTGATAGTATTCTGAAAAAAGAAGGGAATATCTCTTTAGAACAATTAATTAAATACGCACTGAAATCAGCATAA